AGGGCTGCTCGCAGTTTATTTTCAGGAATAAACTGGCCGCACTCATGCGCATCGATCCATCGAAATTAGAGGTCGATAAGGTGCCTTGTTATATGGGTTGGTTTAAAGCATTTGGAAGACGGTTATATCGAGCTGCCCGGGGTGCGCTTGGCCGAAGACGCTGACTCACCAATTTAATCAGCGCCGTTATCCATCGCGATCTAGTGAAAATGCCTGGCGCTGACAATTCGGGAAATGTGCTCCACGCACAGGACGATCCGGTTTTTCAGCAGGATTTCTGCGGATTTCTGCGGATTTCGAGCTTGGATGCCGTACGCATGCCAACGCGCCGCAGCCTAGCAAATGAGCGTTTGAATGACGACGATTGCAGACGCCCTCGACCGTCACCATTCTCTGGCTGAGTACGCCATTTGAATAAAGCGTCCACCGACGTGTCCATCTGCGGCACGCATCGCGCGATGTAGATGCCAGGACCCGGGCTACTCAGTTTGGTTCCCGCGATGCATAGCGGCCTTTACTGGAATCCGGAGCGGCGTCTGCCTGGTGGCGTCTGCGTTACGCCGAACCAGCAGCTGCATTCGCCCAGGCAGTGATGGGCAGCAGCGCCGACAGGCCTCGGATTCCCGCTCAGCGGGGCTCTCGGCGGAGCTTCCGTCCGAACACAGGTCCGTTCAGCGCCGTTCAGCTGATTCCCGCTGCCTGAGCGGCGCGCACCACGTGTAGACGGACGCAAGCCAGCTATCCAGCCAGGTGCAAGGTCCACGCTGTCTGCATCTCAGTGCTGCGGCAGCCAAGTGGCGGGGTGACGTCGGTTCACCAAAGGCAGCGGGCGAGGGGCGCCGCTGACGCAGGCAGGCCACATGCATGGCGATCTCGGTCATCAGCACGGCCGTCGCAGCGGATCGCGGCGTCTCAGCCGGGCCCGACCGTGTCACTGTCGCTAAGCGCGCCCGTTACCTGGCTGGCTGCCCGGGCAGGGCAGCCAGGATCTTCCTGCGGCAGACCTCCAGGATCTCGTCTGCCAGTGGTGAATCGTCCGGGCAGGCGCGCGAGAGCACCACCGCGCCGATCGCGTGGGCCAACCGGTCGATGGTGTCGGCGCGCACCTGCTGCCGTTGTGCAGCGTTGCGCGCGTCGTCGGCGTTGGCCAGCGTGTCCAGCAACGTGCTGATGCCGCTGGCGAATTCGGCCTTGATGGCCTCGGGTTGCCGCGCGGCGTCGCCACAGAGCGCGGCCATGGTGCAGCCGCGTGCACGGCTATCCCGGTGCTTGCGCGAGACGTAATCGCTGAGGAATTCGGCCACATCCACCGCATCGGAGGCGGCAGCGGTCTTGGAAAAACCCAGTGCGGCGGTCTCGGCCATCAGGTCCGCCTTGGAGCGGAAGTGCTTGTAGAAGCCGCCATGGGTGAAGCCGGCCGCGGCCATCAGTTCGGCCACGCCCACGCCGTCGTAGCCGCGCTCGCGAAACAGCGCAGCCGCGGTCTCGACGATATGTGCCCGCGGCATCGGCGGCTCGGGCGGCACCGCGCCGCTGACGATCGCCGCCATGGCGCACGACATGATCGCGCTGATCGGCAGCCTGGGCATCGCACAGGTTGATCTGCTCGGCACCTCGTTCGGCGGTTTCGTGGCGCAGGACATCGTGCGGCAGGCACCGCAGTGTGTGCGCAAGCTCATCCTGGCCAGCAGCGGCCCGGCCGGCGGCGCGGGGATCGACAAGGTGGGCGCAATCAGCCTGCCGCAGATTCTCAAGGGTGCGTTGACGCGCCGCGACCCAAAGTACTTCCTGTTTTCCACCGCCAGCCAGCGCGGGCGGCACGCCGCAACCGCGTTCCTGGATCGCCTCGCCGAGCGCACGCAGCACCGCGACAAACCGCTCAGCCCGCGCGCGTTCTGGCGGCAACTGCAGGCGATCAAGGCATGGGCGCGACAACCCGCGCAAGACCTCACCAACTTCACCATGCCGGTGCTCATCACCGCCGGCGATCACGACCGCCTGGTGCCGCCCGTGCACAGCGAAGCGCTGGCCAGGCGCATTCGCCACGCGCAGCTGATCGTCTACCAGGACGCCGGCCACGGCGCGGCATTCCAGTACCACGCCGCGTTCGTCGCGAGCGTGCTGGCGTTTTTGGATCGGTGATCGGCGCGCTGCGGTGGCTCGGCGCGGTCGCCACTGCAATCGCGCACGCGTTGACTGCGCGCCACGACAGGTAAAGCCGAACGGAAGGCCTTGGGCGTGCAGGTACCGATCAAGCAGCGGCACGGCGATCGCCCATCATGCGCAACACTGATGCAAGCACGATGGGCGCTGCCACCACCGCAGCGCATGCAACGCATGCAACGCACCAACTTGCGATTACTCCTGCGCAGTTGGCACGTACACCAAGCCAGGGGCGTCCTTGACGAAGCTGTCCAGCACGCCGTCTGCCACCTTCACCGGGCCGGCGAAACGGGTGGCGCCGGGGATGGACTGGATGGCGGCCGCCTGTTCGGCGAGTTGCTTGGCCGCATCGAACTGCTGGGTGGCTGCTTGCGAGTTGGCAGCGAGCGCAGCTGAGACGCCGTCGACACTGCGGCGCAATGACTGGCCCCACAACTGTGCTGCGGTGAGCCACGGGGCGGCCTCGCGGACGAAGGCCTGAGTGGTGCTGCCGGCGCGAATCTGCGCCGGCGCGGCCGCCAGTGCATCGGCGGCGCTGGCGAGTGCGTGCAGTGCCGGGGTGATCGCCGCCTGGTCGCCGCTGGCCAGCGCATCACGTGCGTCATCGACCAGTGCCTTGAGGCGCGGCGCCTGCGGTTGCCAGGGCAGGTGGCCGAAGGTCGGGGCGACGTGCTGGGTGTCGAAGAAGGTCAGCAAGGCCTGGGTCACCACCGGGTCGTTGCCGGCCAGATCGCGCGCCGCATAACGCCAGGTGCGCTGTGCGTCATAACCAACATCGTTCCAGGCGAAGGCGAGCAAGCCCGCCACCGCCGGCCGGCTGGCCACTTCCTGATTCATCGGGTTGGAGACGATGCCGCTCAGCTCCGCCGACAGCCCTGCCTGGCGGCGGTCGTAGGGGGCGAGTAGCAGGCGCCCGGTGGTTTCGGCGAAATCGTTGACCGGGTAGTTGTCCCACAGCAGCGTCTTGCGGCCGAAGGCCTTGGTCGCGTTGCGCGCGTC
The nucleotide sequence above comes from Xanthomonas campestris pv. campestris str. ATCC 33913. Encoded proteins:
- a CDS encoding TetR/AcrR family transcriptional regulator, with translation MAAIVSGAVPPEPPMPRAHIVETAAALFRERGYDGVGVAELMAAAGFTHGGFYKHFRSKADLMAETAALGFSKTAAASDAVDVAEFLSDYVSRKHRDSRARGCTMAALCGDAARQPEAIKAEFASGISTLLDTLANADDARNAAQRQQVRADTIDRLAHAIGAVVLSRACPDDSPLADEILEVCRRKILAALPGQPAR
- a CDS encoding alpha/beta fold hydrolase, which codes for MAAMAHDMIALIGSLGIAQVDLLGTSFGGFVAQDIVRQAPQCVRKLILASSGPAGGAGIDKVGAISLPQILKGALTRRDPKYFLFSTASQRGRHAATAFLDRLAERTQHRDKPLSPRAFWRQLQAIKAWARQPAQDLTNFTMPVLITAGDHDRLVPPVHSEALARRIRHAQLIVYQDAGHGAAFQYHAAFVASVLAFLDR